The proteins below come from a single Eucalyptus grandis isolate ANBG69807.140 chromosome 3, ASM1654582v1, whole genome shotgun sequence genomic window:
- the LOC120291733 gene encoding disease resistance protein RPV1-like produces MAFLALSSSRLYNGPFALKQSSIFELSYNKKTESWGGWNILKMENRLKVLSLSNCNGVKQIPDFSGCVSLEILSLAHCVSLQEVDSSIGKLKDLTHLQIISCLNLRNLPKEIGGLVNLKHFSIRRCSKIKKLPDIRKLASLSKLDISHTKITILPDSIGNAKNLSSLDLLGTSIAELPISIGELTQLEFLSLCGCHNFVELPESIGYLTKLQMLDLSGTKIIELPNSIKNLKRLRVMRMASCQYEVAGPVLEC; encoded by the exons atggctttcttggcacTCTCCTCCTCTAGATTGTACAATGGCCCATTTGCACTTAAACAATCTAGTATTTTTGAACTTTCAtacaataaaaaaacagaaagctGGGGTGGATGGAACATTTTGAAG ATGGAAAACAGATTGAaagttctttctctctccaattgTAATGGAGTGAAACAGATTCCAGACTTTTCTGGATGCGTGAGTTTGGAGATACTATCTCTTGCTCATTGTGTATCCTTGCAGGAAGTTGACTCCTCTATTGGGAAACTAAAAGATCTTACTCACTTGCAAATTATTTCTTGCTTGAATCTTCGAAATTTGCCTAAAGAGATTGGAGGACTAGTGAATCTGAAGCACTTTTCTATCAGGCGGTGCTCCAAAATCAAGAAACTTCCAGACATCAGGAAATTAGCATCATTGTCGAAGTTGGATATATCACatacaaaaattacaattttacccGATTCTATTGGCAATGCAAAGAACCTATCATCCCTTGATCTATTGGGGACGTCAATTGcggaacttccaatttctattgGAGAGCTCACGCAACTCGAATTCCTTTCACTCTGTGGTTGTCATAATTTTGTGGAGCTTCCAGAATCAATAGGTTATTTGACAAAATTACAAATGTTGGATCTCTCGGGGACAAAAATTATTGAGTTACCTAATTCGATAAAGAATCTCAAGCGGTTGAGGGTGATGAGGATGGCATCTTGTCAATACGAGGTTGCCGGCCCGGTATTGGAATGCTAG
- the LOC120291734 gene encoding TMV resistance protein N-like: MAATGGSSASATQYDVFLSFRGPDTRDTFTDYLYRTMVGQGIVAYRDSEELHAVTELHESTGKPEILPIFFDVTPTDVKLRTELYRKELDKHEQRHEAEIRQRWEAALGKVAEIKGWEVQGKAGLPLALEVIGSYLHDQKEEIWKEMLEMLKNVPHDEVQGKLKISYDALGDAEKEVFLILHASSYMERNYGQLISGMLAVFTPITH; this comes from the exons ATGGCAGCAACCGGTGGTTCCAGCGCGTCGGCGACACAGTACGACGTGTTCCTGAGTTTCAGAGGCCCCGACACTCGCGACACCTTCACCGACTACCTCTATCGGACCATGGTCGGCCAGGGGATCGTCGCTTACAGAGACAGCGAAGAGCTTCACGCTG TGACGGAGCTCCATGAATCGACTGGGAAGCCGGAGATCCTACCCATCTTCTTTGATGTCACGCCCACCGACGTCAAGCTCAGGACGGAACTCTACCGGAAGGAGTTGGACAAGCATGAGCAGAGGCACGAAGCCGAGATCAGGCAACGGTGGGAGGCGGCTCTGGGTAAAGTGGCTGAGATCAAGGGATGGGAAGTCCAAGGGAAAGC GGGACTCCCATTGGCTCTTGAAGTCATAGGTTCCTATCTTCATGACCAAAAGGAGGAAATATGGAAAGAAATGCTAGAAATGTTGAAGAACGTACCTCATGATGAAGTCCAGGGTAAGTTGAagataagttatgatgcattaGGAGATGCGGAAAAAGAAgttttcttgatattgcatgcTTCTTCATATATGGAAAGAAATTATGGGCAACTTATTTCTGGGATGCTTGCTGTCTTTACCCCCATAACTCATTAA
- the LOC104447352 gene encoding tyrosine N-monooxygenase gives MTSFATLAYALLLPALVILHNVIKHFWCKSVEGKSKSFPLPPGPAPWPVIGCAPEMLRNKPAARWILRWMEEMDTEISCFRIGNTNVIPVTDPKIAREFLKKQDATFMSRPISMAAWAFSGGYMTTVMSPYGEQWKKMRRVLTSEIICPARHKWLHDKRAEEADNLLKHVFNQCKSPGQVNLRHVTRHYCGNVIRRLVFNKRYFGKGRQDGGPTIDEEQHVDALFNALNYLYAFCVSDYFPFLVGLDLDGHEKVVKDCTMTFRRLHDPIINERIKQWRDNLSSESNGKEPQDLLDVLITLKDSKGKPLLTPHEIKAQATEIMMAAVDNPSNAVEWAMAEMINRPELLNKAKEEIDRVVGKERLVQESDIPQLNYIKACGREAFRLHPIAPFNVPHVALSDAVVAGYHIPKGSHILVSRMGLGRNPEVWDEPTKFKPERHIMGDAVEVVLTEPDLRFISFSSGRRGCIAAQLGTTMTVMLLARLIQGFNWSTPPNIYSISLNESRDDLSLAEPLVLQAEPRLPNYLYPT, from the exons ATGACGAGTTTTGCCACCTTGGCCTATGCCCTACTTCTCCCGGCACTAGTCATCTTACACAATGTCATCAAACATTTTTGGTGCAAAAGCGTCGAAGGAAAATCCAAGTCGTTCCCACTCCCTCCAGGGCCCGCCCCGTGGCCTGTGATCGGCTGCGCCCCTGAGATGCTCCGGAACAAGCCCGCAGCCCGGTGGATCCTTCGTtggatggaggagatggacaccgaaatttcgtgctttCGCATAGGGAACACGAACGTCATTCCTGTAACCGACCCGAAGATCGCTCGGGAGTTCCTTAAGAAGCAAGATGCCACATTCATGTCGAGGCCCATCTCGATGGCAGCCTGGGCATTCAGTGGCGGCTACATGACTACTGTCATGTCGCCCTACGGGGAGCAGTGGAAGAAGATGAGGCGAGTCCTCACGTCGGAGATCATATGCCCCGCACGACACAAGTGGCTCCATGACAAGAGGGCCGAGGAAGCCGATAACCTCTTGAAGCATGTCTTCAACCAATGCAAAAGCCCAGGGCAAGTGAACTTGAGGCACGTAACAAGGCACTATTGTGGAAATGTGATAAGAAGGTTGGTGTTCAACAAGAGGTACTTTGGCAAGGGAAGGCAAGATGGAGGACCAACCATTGATGAAGAACAACATGTGGATGCACTGTTCAACGCACTAAACTATCTCTACGCATTCTGTGTTTCCGATTATTTCCCATTCTTGGTCGGGCTTGACCTTGATGGGCATGAGAAGGTTGTGAAAGATTGCACCATGACGTTTAGGAGGTTGCACGACCCCATCATAAACGAGAGAATCAAACAATGGAGGGACAATTTGAGTTCGGAGAGTAATGGAAAAGAGCCTCAAGATTTGTTGGATGTTCTTATTACGCTTAAAGACTCAAAAGGGAAGCCATTGCTAACGCCACATGAAATCAAAGCCCAGGCTACG GAAATTATGATGGCCGCGGTGGACAATCCATCAAATGCAGTGGAATGGGCAATGGCCGAGATGATAAATCGGCCTGAACTCCTTAATAAagccaaagaagaaattgatAGAGTTGTGGGAAAGGAGAGATTAGTCCAAGAGTCAGATATCCCCCAGCTCAACTACATCAAGGCATGCGGTAGGGAGGCCTTCAGGCTCCACCCGATTGCGCCCTTCAATGTCCCGCACGTTGCCCTGTCCGATGCCGTCGTGGCCGGCTACCACATCCCCAAGGGCAGCCACATCCTCGTGAGCCGGATGGGTCTTGGCAGGAACCCTGAAGTGTGGGACGAACCCACCAAGTTCAAGCCAGAGCGGCACATCATGGGTGATGCTGTGGAAGTCGTGCTCACAGAACCCGACCTGCGGTTCATTTCCTTCAGCAGTGGCCGGCGCGGTTGCATTGCCGCGCAGCTTGGGACGACGATGACCGTTATGCTCCTTGCCAGGCTGATTCAGGGGTTTAACTGGAGTACACCCCCCAATATTTACAGCATCAGTCTTAATGAATCAAGGGATGACTTGTCCCTCGCCGAGCCATTGGTTCTTCAAGCTGAGCCACGGTTACCAAACTATCTCTATCCAACATAA